The Aphis gossypii isolate Hap1 chromosome 3, ASM2018417v2, whole genome shotgun sequence genome includes a region encoding these proteins:
- the LOC114122662 gene encoding enhancer of mRNA-decapping protein 3 isoform X2, which translates to MIENLKIIKAQLENEPVINNSPVAKNNKKSVSVPKPNNVKQKNKAKNTSISEPEQPPQNFTNHKERNDACFGVSLDTIVKEDFDFEKNLALFNKKAFYNKIHKKPDLVPHEKVSTKYKHNENVLHSTPVKFRQVTVPSPAINEYITDDGLVVPSITSELRWKLFNLVEENGLTTGRQNEIIGRAATEMVLQLLGGGYRFNPRNEHQWPRVVVLCGPNRSGAMGVNCARQLSSYGVHTVVVLSEPGLYTPQLANEMALYQFTTGTLITSAAELHGLLDPDFVVVSLADEQTDTVSRNITNWAKSVRSPLMAIDPPSQGTPSVVVKYSLVPALPLSYSESNGKIYLCNMGIPTQVFHLAGIQYKSPFGSKSVIPLHNNE; encoded by the exons ATGATAGAAAATCTAAAGATTATAAAAGCACAACTAGAAAATGAACCAGTTATCAATAATAGCCCAGTagccaaaaataataaaaaaagtgtttctGTACCCAAACCAAACAATGTCAAGCAAAAGAATAAAGcaaaaaatacttcaatttcTGAACCTG aACAACCACCACAGAATTTTACAAATCATAAAGAACGAAATGATGCCTGTTTTGGTGTATCACTTGATACAATTGTCAAGgaagattttgattttgaaaaaaatttagctttattcaacaaaaaagctttttataataaaattcataaaaaaccaGACCTTGTTCCACATGAAAAAGTTTCtactaaatataaacacaatgaaaatgtattacattctACTCCGGTCAAATTCAGACAAGTTACAGTTCCTTCGCCTGCTATTAATGAATACATAAcag ATGACGGACTAGTTGTTCCAAGTATAACATCGGAATTACGAtggaaactatttaatttagtagaaGAGAATGGTTTAACAACAGGACGTCAAAATGAGATAATTGGGAGAGCCGCCACTGAAATGGTATTACAACTGTTAGGTGGAggttatag ATTTAATCCCAGAAATGAACATCAATGGCCTAGGGTGGTAGTTTTATGTGGACCTAATCGATCAGGTGCAATGGGTGTAAATTGTGCAAGACAATTAAGCAGTTATGGTGTCCATACGGTAGTTGTACTTTCAGAACCAGGATTGTATACACCACAGTTGGCTAATGAAATGGCTTTATATCAATTTACAACTGGTACACTAATTACTAGTGCTGcag agttgCATGGTTTATTAGATCCAGATTTTGTTGTAGTATCTTTAGCTGATGAACAAACTGATACTGTATCTCGAAATATTACTAACTGGGCAAAATCAGTTAGATCACCATTAATGGCCATTGATCCTCCATCACAAGGTACACCTTCAGTAGTAGTGAAATATTCTCTAGTACCTGCTTTACCTTTATCTTATAGTGAATCAAATGGTAAAATTTATCTTTGTAATATGGGTATACCTACTCAAGTATTTCATTTAGCTGGAATCCAGTATAAATCACCATTTGGTTCTAAATCTGTAATACCCTTACACAACAATGAgtga
- the LOC114122662 gene encoding enhancer of mRNA-decapping protein 3 isoform X1: MANQYKGCCVSINCVDGSVVQGEVSGMSDDNETLILKRPFKNGIPHTEKEIRLKASMIENLKIIKAQLENEPVINNSPVAKNNKKSVSVPKPNNVKQKNKAKNTSISEPEQPPQNFTNHKERNDACFGVSLDTIVKEDFDFEKNLALFNKKAFYNKIHKKPDLVPHEKVSTKYKHNENVLHSTPVKFRQVTVPSPAINEYITDDGLVVPSITSELRWKLFNLVEENGLTTGRQNEIIGRAATEMVLQLLGGGYRFNPRNEHQWPRVVVLCGPNRSGAMGVNCARQLSSYGVHTVVVLSEPGLYTPQLANEMALYQFTTGTLITSAAELHGLLDPDFVVVSLADEQTDTVSRNITNWAKSVRSPLMAIDPPSQGTPSVVVKYSLVPALPLSYSESNGKIYLCNMGIPTQVFHLAGIQYKSPFGSKSVIPLHNNE; the protein is encoded by the exons atggcaAATCAATATAAAGGATGTTGTGTGTCTATTAATTGTGTGGATGGTTCAGTCGTTCAAGGCGAAGTGAGTGGTATGTCGGATGACAATGAAACTCTGATCTTAAAACGACCGTTTAAAAATGGTATACCACATACAGAAAAAGAAATTCGTTTGAA agCCTCGATGATAGAAAATCTAAAGATTATAAAAGCACAACTAGAAAATGAACCAGTTATCAATAATAGCCCAGTagccaaaaataataaaaaaagtgtttctGTACCCAAACCAAACAATGTCAAGCAAAAGAATAAAGcaaaaaatacttcaatttcTGAACCTG aACAACCACCACAGAATTTTACAAATCATAAAGAACGAAATGATGCCTGTTTTGGTGTATCACTTGATACAATTGTCAAGgaagattttgattttgaaaaaaatttagctttattcaacaaaaaagctttttataataaaattcataaaaaaccaGACCTTGTTCCACATGAAAAAGTTTCtactaaatataaacacaatgaaaatgtattacattctACTCCGGTCAAATTCAGACAAGTTACAGTTCCTTCGCCTGCTATTAATGAATACATAAcag ATGACGGACTAGTTGTTCCAAGTATAACATCGGAATTACGAtggaaactatttaatttagtagaaGAGAATGGTTTAACAACAGGACGTCAAAATGAGATAATTGGGAGAGCCGCCACTGAAATGGTATTACAACTGTTAGGTGGAggttatag ATTTAATCCCAGAAATGAACATCAATGGCCTAGGGTGGTAGTTTTATGTGGACCTAATCGATCAGGTGCAATGGGTGTAAATTGTGCAAGACAATTAAGCAGTTATGGTGTCCATACGGTAGTTGTACTTTCAGAACCAGGATTGTATACACCACAGTTGGCTAATGAAATGGCTTTATATCAATTTACAACTGGTACACTAATTACTAGTGCTGcag agttgCATGGTTTATTAGATCCAGATTTTGTTGTAGTATCTTTAGCTGATGAACAAACTGATACTGTATCTCGAAATATTACTAACTGGGCAAAATCAGTTAGATCACCATTAATGGCCATTGATCCTCCATCACAAGGTACACCTTCAGTAGTAGTGAAATATTCTCTAGTACCTGCTTTACCTTTATCTTATAGTGAATCAAATGGTAAAATTTATCTTTGTAATATGGGTATACCTACTCAAGTATTTCATTTAGCTGGAATCCAGTATAAATCACCATTTGGTTCTAAATCTGTAATACCCTTACACAACAATGAgtga